In a genomic window of Homo sapiens chromosome 22, GRCh38.p14 Primary Assembly:
- the RABL2B gene encoding rab-like protein 2B isoform X3: MAEDKTKPSELDQGKYDADDNVKIICLGDSAVGKSKLMERFLMDGFQPQQLSTYALTLYKHTATVDGRTILVDFWDTAGQERFQSMHASYYHKAHACIMVFDVQRKVTYRNLSTWYTELREFRPEIPCIVVANKIDADINVTQKSFNFAKKFSLPLYFVSAADGTNVVKVWLTAELFNDAIRLAVSYKQNSQDFMDEIFQELENFSLEQEEEDVPDQEQSSSIETPSEEAASPHS; encoded by the exons ATGGCAGAAGACAAAACCAAACCGAGTGAGTTGGACCAAGGGAAGTATGATGCTGATGACAACGTGAAGATCATCTGCCTGGGAGACAGCGCAGTGGGCAAATCCAA ACTCATGGAGAGATTTCTCATGGATGGCTT TCAGCCACAGCAGCTGTCCACGTACGCCCTGACCCTGTACAAGCACACAGCCACGGTAGATGGAAGGACCATCCTTGTGG ACTTTTGGGACACGGCAGGCCAGGAGCGGTTCCAGAGCATGCATGCCTCCTACTACCACAAGGCCCACGCCTGCATCATG GTGTTTGATGTACAGAGGAAAGTCACCTATAGGAACCTGAGCACCTGGTATACAGAGCTTCGGGAGTTCAGGCCAGAGATCCCATGCATCGTGGTGGCCAATAAAATTGATG CAGACATAAACGTGACCCAAAAAAGCTTCAATTTTGCCAAGAAGTTCTCCCTGCCCCTGTATTTCGTCTCGGCTGCTGATGGTACCAATGTTGTGAAGGTGTGGTTGACTGCAGAG CTCTTCAATGATGCAATTCGATTAGCTGTGTCTTACAAACAGAACTCCCAGGACTTCATGGATGAGATTTTTCAGGAGCTCGAG AACTTCAGCTtggagcaggaagaggaggacGTGCCAGACCAGGAACAGAGCAGCAGCATCGAGACCCCATCAGAGGAGGCGGCCTCTCCCCACAGCTGA
- the RABL2B gene encoding rab-like protein 2B isoform X4: protein MAEDKTKPSELDQGKYDADDNVKIICLGDSAVGKSKLMERFLMDGFQPQQLSTYALTLYKHTATVDGRTILVDFWDTAGQERFQSMHASYYHKAHACIMVFDVQRKVTYRNLSTWYTELREFRPEIPCIVVANKIDDINVTQKSFNFAKKFSLPLYFVSAADGTNVVKVWLTAELFNDAIRLAVSYKQNSQDFMDEIFQELENFSLEQEEEDVPDQEQSSSIETPSEEAASPHS from the exons ATGGCAGAAGACAAAACCAAACCGAGTGAGTTGGACCAAGGGAAGTATGATGCTGATGACAACGTGAAGATCATCTGCCTGGGAGACAGCGCAGTGGGCAAATCCAA ACTCATGGAGAGATTTCTCATGGATGGCTT TCAGCCACAGCAGCTGTCCACGTACGCCCTGACCCTGTACAAGCACACAGCCACGGTAGATGGAAGGACCATCCTTGTGG ACTTTTGGGACACGGCAGGCCAGGAGCGGTTCCAGAGCATGCATGCCTCCTACTACCACAAGGCCCACGCCTGCATCATG GTGTTTGATGTACAGAGGAAAGTCACCTATAGGAACCTGAGCACCTGGTATACAGAGCTTCGGGAGTTCAGGCCAGAGATCCCATGCATCGTGGTGGCCAATAAAATTGATG ACATAAACGTGACCCAAAAAAGCTTCAATTTTGCCAAGAAGTTCTCCCTGCCCCTGTATTTCGTCTCGGCTGCTGATGGTACCAATGTTGTGAAGGTGTGGTTGACTGCAGAG CTCTTCAATGATGCAATTCGATTAGCTGTGTCTTACAAACAGAACTCCCAGGACTTCATGGATGAGATTTTTCAGGAGCTCGAG AACTTCAGCTtggagcaggaagaggaggacGTGCCAGACCAGGAACAGAGCAGCAGCATCGAGACCCCATCAGAGGAGGCGGCCTCTCCCCACAGCTGA
- the RABL2B gene encoding rab-like protein 2B isoform X7, producing the protein MAEDKTKPSELDQGKYDADDNVKIICLGDSAVGKSKLMERFLMDGFQPQQLSTYALTLYKHTATVDGRTILVDFWDTAGQERFQSMHASYYHKAHACIMVFDVQRKVTYRNLSTWYTELREFRPEIPCIVVANKIDGGAIPAPGC; encoded by the exons ATGGCAGAAGACAAAACCAAACCGAGTGAGTTGGACCAAGGGAAGTATGATGCTGATGACAACGTGAAGATCATCTGCCTGGGAGACAGCGCAGTGGGCAAATCCAA ACTCATGGAGAGATTTCTCATGGATGGCTT TCAGCCACAGCAGCTGTCCACGTACGCCCTGACCCTGTACAAGCACACAGCCACGGTAGATGGAAGGACCATCCTTGTGG ACTTTTGGGACACGGCAGGCCAGGAGCGGTTCCAGAGCATGCATGCCTCCTACTACCACAAGGCCCACGCCTGCATCATG GTGTTTGATGTACAGAGGAAAGTCACCTATAGGAACCTGAGCACCTGGTATACAGAGCTTCGGGAGTTCAGGCCAGAGATCCCATGCATCGTGGTGGCCAATAAAATTGATGGTGGGGCCATCCCTGCACCTGGGTGTTAG
- the RABL2B gene encoding rab-like protein 2B isoform 3 (isoform 3 is encoded by transcript variant 20) — protein MAEDKTKPSELDQGKYDADDNVKIICLGDSAVGKSKLMERFLMDGFQPQQLSTYALTLYKHTATVDGRTILVDFWDTAGQERFQSMHASYYHKAHACIMVFDVQRKVTYRNLSTWYTELREFRPEIPCIVVANKIDDINVTQKSFNFAKKFSLPLYFVSAADGTNVVKVWLTAEVASKLFNDAIRLAVSYKQNSQDFMDEIFQELENFSLEQEEEDVPDQEQSSSIETPSEEAASPHS, from the exons ATGGCAGAAGACAAAACCAAACCGAGTGAGTTGGACCAAGGGAAGTATGATGCTGATGACAACGTGAAGATCATCTGCCTGGGAGACAGCGCAGTGGGCAAATCCAA ACTCATGGAGAGATTTCTCATGGATGGCTT TCAGCCACAGCAGCTGTCCACGTACGCCCTGACCCTGTACAAGCACACAGCCACGGTAGATGGAAGGACCATCCTTGTGG ACTTTTGGGACACGGCAGGCCAGGAGCGGTTCCAGAGCATGCATGCCTCCTACTACCACAAGGCCCACGCCTGCATCATG GTGTTTGATGTACAGAGGAAAGTCACCTATAGGAACCTGAGCACCTGGTATACAGAGCTTCGGGAGTTCAGGCCAGAGATCCCATGCATCGTGGTGGCCAATAAAATTGATG ACATAAACGTGACCCAAAAAAGCTTCAATTTTGCCAAGAAGTTCTCCCTGCCCCTGTATTTCGTCTCGGCTGCTGATGGTACCAATGTTGTGAAGGTGTGGTTGACTGCAGAGGTAGCTAGCAAG CTCTTCAATGATGCAATTCGATTAGCTGTGTCTTACAAACAGAACTCCCAGGACTTCATGGATGAGATTTTTCAGGAGCTCGAG AACTTCAGCTtggagcaggaagaggaggacGTGCCAGACCAGGAACAGAGCAGCAGCATCGAGACCCCATCAGAGGAGGCGGCCTCTCCCCACAGCTGA
- the RABL2B gene encoding rab-like protein 2B isoform 4 (isoform 4 is encoded by transcript variant 13), which produces MAEDKTKPSELDQGKYDADDNVKIICLGDSAVGKSKLMERFLMDGFQPQQLSTYALTLYKHTATVDGRTILVDFWDTAGQERFQSMHASYYHKAHACIMVFDVQRKVTYRNLSTWYTELREFRPEIPCIVVANKIDADINVTQKSFNFAKKFSLPLYFVSAADGTNVVKVWLTAEVASKLFNDAIRLAVSYKQNSQDFMDEIFQELENFSLEQEEEDVPDQEQSSSIETPSEEAASPHS; this is translated from the exons ATGGCAGAAGACAAAACCAAACCGAGTGAGTTGGACCAAGGGAAGTATGATGCTGATGACAACGTGAAGATCATCTGCCTGGGAGACAGCGCAGTGGGCAAATCCAA ACTCATGGAGAGATTTCTCATGGATGGCTT TCAGCCACAGCAGCTGTCCACGTACGCCCTGACCCTGTACAAGCACACAGCCACGGTAGATGGAAGGACCATCCTTGTGG ACTTTTGGGACACGGCAGGCCAGGAGCGGTTCCAGAGCATGCATGCCTCCTACTACCACAAGGCCCACGCCTGCATCATG GTGTTTGATGTACAGAGGAAAGTCACCTATAGGAACCTGAGCACCTGGTATACAGAGCTTCGGGAGTTCAGGCCAGAGATCCCATGCATCGTGGTGGCCAATAAAATTGATG CAGACATAAACGTGACCCAAAAAAGCTTCAATTTTGCCAAGAAGTTCTCCCTGCCCCTGTATTTCGTCTCGGCTGCTGATGGTACCAATGTTGTGAAGGTGTGGTTGACTGCAGAGGTAGCTAGCAAG CTCTTCAATGATGCAATTCGATTAGCTGTGTCTTACAAACAGAACTCCCAGGACTTCATGGATGAGATTTTTCAGGAGCTCGAG AACTTCAGCTtggagcaggaagaggaggacGTGCCAGACCAGGAACAGAGCAGCAGCATCGAGACCCCATCAGAGGAGGCGGCCTCTCCCCACAGCTGA
- the RABL2B gene encoding rab-like protein 2B isoform 2 (isoform 2 is encoded by transcript variant 10), producing the protein MAEDKTKPSELDQGKYDADDNVKIICLGDSAVGKSKLMERFLMDGFQPQQLSTYALTLYKHTATVDGRTILVDFWDTAGQERFQSMHASYYHKAHACIMVFDVQRKVTYRNLSTWYTELREFRPEIPCIVVANKIDDINVTQKSFNFAKKFSLPLYFVSAADGTNVVKLFNDAIRLAVSYKQNSQDFMDEIFQELENFSLEQEEEDVPDQEQSSSIETPSEEAASPHS; encoded by the exons ATGGCAGAAGACAAAACCAAACCGAGTGAGTTGGACCAAGGGAAGTATGATGCTGATGACAACGTGAAGATCATCTGCCTGGGAGACAGCGCAGTGGGCAAATCCAA ACTCATGGAGAGATTTCTCATGGATGGCTT TCAGCCACAGCAGCTGTCCACGTACGCCCTGACCCTGTACAAGCACACAGCCACGGTAGATGGAAGGACCATCCTTGTGG ACTTTTGGGACACGGCAGGCCAGGAGCGGTTCCAGAGCATGCATGCCTCCTACTACCACAAGGCCCACGCCTGCATCATG GTGTTTGATGTACAGAGGAAAGTCACCTATAGGAACCTGAGCACCTGGTATACAGAGCTTCGGGAGTTCAGGCCAGAGATCCCATGCATCGTGGTGGCCAATAAAATTGATG ACATAAACGTGACCCAAAAAAGCTTCAATTTTGCCAAGAAGTTCTCCCTGCCCCTGTATTTCGTCTCGGCTGCTGATGGTACCAATGTTGTGAAG CTCTTCAATGATGCAATTCGATTAGCTGTGTCTTACAAACAGAACTCCCAGGACTTCATGGATGAGATTTTTCAGGAGCTCGAG AACTTCAGCTtggagcaggaagaggaggacGTGCCAGACCAGGAACAGAGCAGCAGCATCGAGACCCCATCAGAGGAGGCGGCCTCTCCCCACAGCTGA
- the RABL2B gene encoding rab-like protein 2B isoform 1 (isoform 1 is encoded by transcript variant 3), whose amino-acid sequence MAEDKTKPSELDQGKYDADDNVKIICLGDSAVGKSKLMERFLMDGFQPQQLSTYALTLYKHTATVDGRTILVDFWDTAGQERFQSMHASYYHKAHACIMVFDVQRKVTYRNLSTWYTELREFRPEIPCIVVANKIDADINVTQKSFNFAKKFSLPLYFVSAADGTNVVKLFNDAIRLAVSYKQNSQDFMDEIFQELENFSLEQEEEDVPDQEQSSSIETPSEEAASPHS is encoded by the exons ATGGCAGAAGACAAAACCAAACCGAGTGAGTTGGACCAAGGGAAGTATGATGCTGATGACAACGTGAAGATCATCTGCCTGGGAGACAGCGCAGTGGGCAAATCCAA ACTCATGGAGAGATTTCTCATGGATGGCTT TCAGCCACAGCAGCTGTCCACGTACGCCCTGACCCTGTACAAGCACACAGCCACGGTAGATGGAAGGACCATCCTTGTGG ACTTTTGGGACACGGCAGGCCAGGAGCGGTTCCAGAGCATGCATGCCTCCTACTACCACAAGGCCCACGCCTGCATCATG GTGTTTGATGTACAGAGGAAAGTCACCTATAGGAACCTGAGCACCTGGTATACAGAGCTTCGGGAGTTCAGGCCAGAGATCCCATGCATCGTGGTGGCCAATAAAATTGATG CAGACATAAACGTGACCCAAAAAAGCTTCAATTTTGCCAAGAAGTTCTCCCTGCCCCTGTATTTCGTCTCGGCTGCTGATGGTACCAATGTTGTGAAG CTCTTCAATGATGCAATTCGATTAGCTGTGTCTTACAAACAGAACTCCCAGGACTTCATGGATGAGATTTTTCAGGAGCTCGAG AACTTCAGCTtggagcaggaagaggaggacGTGCCAGACCAGGAACAGAGCAGCAGCATCGAGACCCCATCAGAGGAGGCGGCCTCTCCCCACAGCTGA